The following are from one region of the Thiocapsa rosea genome:
- a CDS encoding assimilatory sulfite reductase (NADPH) flavoprotein subunit, which translates to MALSQLNALTSPVNEHQIRALQVALKDMSPTQIAWVSGYLAGIGGRSLPAPAEPKAVETITILYGSQTGNAKGVAEQLGSQAIDQGMDVRVISMGDFSPRKLTKERWVLLVVSTHGEGEPPESAYALHAFIQDQGAARLEQLRYAVLGLGDSSYEHFCRTAVDFDRRLAELGAQRILPLQCCDLDYRPHTERWATDALDRLNALAPRKASNVVTMPGLRAYQEQSQNETRPYDKDNPYPATLLENRRITTQDAIADVRHLALAVDPDALHYRPGDALGVWVSNDPALADAILAGVGLDGETRIQLGVGVGGAGDEELDLRRALIERLELTQLHPTTVRAWSELTDAPELKTLAADGARLRAYSGERQLIDLISDHPARIEAPALVALLRPLQPRLYSIASSQAEYEDEVHLTVSVVRYQAHGREHLGAASGFLSERLAREAPVRVYVAENDAFRLPDDGDTPLIMIGAGTGVAPYRAFLQQRAANGDRGRNWLIFGNRHFHRDFLYQLDWQAHRKAGRLDRVSLAFSRDGEQKLYVQQRLREEGKEILRWLDAGAHLYVCGATAMGQAVDSALVDIFATEAGLAPDAAQARVDTLRREARYHRDLYA; encoded by the coding sequence ATGGCCCTTTCACAGTTAAATGCGTTGACCAGCCCGGTGAACGAGCATCAGATCCGCGCCCTGCAGGTTGCGTTGAAGGATATGTCGCCGACTCAGATCGCCTGGGTCAGCGGCTACCTCGCCGGCATCGGCGGCAGGAGTCTTCCCGCGCCCGCCGAGCCGAAGGCGGTCGAGACGATCACGATCCTCTACGGCTCTCAGACCGGCAACGCGAAAGGCGTGGCCGAGCAGCTCGGATCGCAGGCGATCGATCAGGGGATGGACGTCCGGGTCATCTCCATGGGCGATTTCAGTCCGCGCAAGCTGACCAAGGAGCGGTGGGTCCTGCTGGTCGTGAGCACCCACGGCGAGGGCGAGCCGCCGGAAAGCGCCTATGCACTGCATGCCTTCATCCAGGATCAGGGCGCGGCGCGCCTGGAGCAACTGCGTTACGCCGTGCTGGGTCTGGGCGACTCGAGCTACGAGCACTTCTGCCGGACCGCGGTGGACTTCGATCGCCGCCTTGCGGAGCTTGGCGCACAGCGCATCCTGCCGCTGCAATGCTGCGATTTGGACTACCGACCGCACACCGAGCGCTGGGCGACGGATGCCTTGGATCGGCTGAACGCACTCGCGCCGCGAAAAGCCAGCAATGTCGTGACGATGCCGGGTCTGCGGGCCTATCAAGAGCAGAGCCAGAACGAGACCCGCCCTTACGACAAGGACAACCCCTACCCCGCAACCCTGCTGGAGAACCGCCGGATCACCACGCAAGACGCCATCGCGGACGTCCGCCATCTGGCCCTTGCGGTCGATCCCGACGCCCTGCACTACCGGCCGGGCGACGCCCTCGGGGTGTGGGTCAGCAACGATCCGGCGCTCGCCGATGCGATCCTGGCCGGCGTCGGCCTCGACGGCGAGACCCGAATCCAGCTCGGCGTCGGCGTCGGTGGCGCCGGCGACGAGGAGCTGGACCTGCGCCGCGCCCTGATCGAGCGGCTCGAGCTGACCCAACTGCATCCGACGACGGTACGCGCTTGGTCCGAGCTGACGGATGCCCCGGAGCTGAAGACGCTGGCGGCGGATGGGGCACGGCTGCGCGCCTATTCGGGAGAGCGCCAGCTCATCGATCTGATCTCGGACCATCCGGCCCGCATCGAGGCGCCCGCGCTGGTCGCGCTGCTGCGTCCGCTCCAGCCGAGGCTCTACTCGATCGCATCGAGCCAAGCCGAATACGAAGACGAGGTCCACCTCACCGTCTCGGTGGTGCGCTATCAGGCGCATGGCCGAGAACATCTGGGCGCGGCCTCCGGGTTCTTAAGCGAGCGGCTCGCACGCGAGGCGCCGGTCCGTGTCTATGTCGCCGAAAACGACGCCTTCCGTCTGCCGGACGACGGCGACACACCGCTGATCATGATCGGCGCGGGGACGGGTGTCGCACCCTATCGCGCCTTCCTGCAACAGCGTGCCGCCAACGGTGATCGGGGCCGCAACTGGCTGATCTTCGGCAACCGGCACTTCCATCGCGATTTTCTCTATCAGCTCGACTGGCAAGCCCACCGCAAGGCCGGGCGGCTCGATCGCGTCAGCCTCGCCTTCTCGCGCGACGGCGAGCAAAAACTCTATGTGCAGCAGCGTCTGCGCGAAGAAGGCAAGGAGATCCTGCGCTGGCTCGACGCGGGGGCGCATCTCTACGTGTGCGGTGCGACCGCCATGGGACAGGCCGTGGATTCCGCACTCGTGGACATCTTCGCCACCGAGGCCGGGCTCGCCCCCGACGCCGCGCAAGCCCGTGTCGACACTCTGCGCCGCGAGGCGCGTTACCACCGAGACCTCTACGCATGA